Proteins encoded by one window of Flagellimonas lutaonensis:
- a CDS encoding tetratricopeptide repeat protein, which translates to MMKTRILIALTLLATTVGIAQKSEIKAAEKALKSGDAAAAKSALKGAASTIEGADERVQAQYYFVKGNIHFDLAQKGDAGAFEPAIESYQKAIAVEEASGKAKYSNEARQKLAQITGDLVNAAVDDNKNEKYKEAAEKLYMSYKLSPKDTVYLYYAASSAVSGGHYDEALAYYNELKELNYDGSETLYSATEVASGETVEMSAQEYELYRKSNAYKDFKEEKTPSKRAEIVKNIALIYQQQGQNEKALEAYEDAIRDNPNDVNLVLNKANLYYTMGDKEKFKELMAQASEMAPDNPDLLYNIGVINMEQGNIEEAREAYKKTLEVDPNYVNALLNLSTTYVNEGNALIDEMNTLGTSRADTERYEELKKKKDELFLEGAKILEKALETNADNESILAQLKNIYGALGDTENFMRIKKLMGE; encoded by the coding sequence ATGATGAAAACTCGAATTTTAATAGCGCTCACTTTGTTGGCCACAACGGTGGGTATTGCACAAAAAAGCGAAATCAAAGCTGCGGAGAAGGCTTTGAAAAGCGGTGATGCGGCCGCGGCAAAATCAGCCTTGAAAGGTGCCGCATCAACTATTGAAGGGGCCGACGAAAGGGTACAGGCCCAGTACTACTTTGTAAAGGGCAATATCCATTTCGACCTAGCGCAAAAAGGCGATGCAGGGGCATTTGAACCTGCCATTGAATCGTACCAAAAAGCAATTGCTGTGGAAGAAGCCAGTGGAAAAGCCAAGTATTCTAATGAGGCAAGGCAAAAACTGGCCCAGATAACCGGTGATTTGGTGAATGCCGCGGTTGACGACAACAAGAATGAAAAATACAAGGAAGCTGCAGAAAAACTCTATATGAGCTACAAGCTTAGCCCTAAAGACACCGTTTATCTCTACTACGCTGCCAGCAGTGCCGTAAGTGGTGGGCATTATGATGAGGCCTTGGCCTATTATAATGAGCTCAAAGAGTTGAATTACGATGGCAGTGAAACGCTATACTCTGCCACCGAAGTTGCCAGCGGAGAAACCGTTGAGATGAGTGCCCAAGAATACGAGCTTTACAGAAAATCAAATGCGTACAAGGATTTCAAAGAAGAAAAGACCCCTTCGAAAAGGGCTGAGATAGTAAAAAATATTGCGCTGATCTACCAACAGCAAGGGCAAAACGAAAAAGCCCTTGAGGCTTATGAGGATGCAATTAGGGACAATCCCAATGATGTGAATTTGGTATTGAACAAGGCCAACTTGTACTACACCATGGGCGACAAAGAAAAGTTCAAGGAACTAATGGCCCAAGCCTCTGAAATGGCACCAGACAATCCGGACCTGCTATACAACATTGGTGTAATCAACATGGAGCAGGGCAATATTGAAGAGGCACGGGAGGCCTATAAAAAAACACTAGAGGTAGACCCTAATTATGTGAACGCCCTTTTGAACCTTTCAACGACCTATGTGAACGAAGGCAACGCCCTTATCGACGAAATGAACACATTGGGCACTTCAAGGGCCGATACCGAGCGATATGAAGAACTGAAGAAGAAAAAAGACGAGCTGTTTTTAGAAGGTGCCAAGATTTTAGAGAAGGCACTTGAAACCAATGCCGACAACGAAAGTATTCTTGCGCAATTGAAGAATATATATGGGGCTTTGGGTGATACAGAGAACTTCATGAGAATCAAAAAATTGATGGGCGAGTAA